A section of the Dermacoccus nishinomiyaensis genome encodes:
- a CDS encoding YbdD/YjiX family protein: protein MPEPRGIVGALKWYVASMMGDNHYERYLRHHAVAHPGKAPMSKRDYWRERTDAQDRNPGARCC, encoded by the coding sequence ATGCCTGAGCCGCGCGGAATCGTCGGCGCGCTCAAGTGGTACGTCGCCTCGATGATGGGCGACAACCACTACGAGCGCTACTTGCGCCATCACGCCGTCGCCCACCCCGGCAAGGCGCCGATGTCGAAGCGCGACTACTGGCGTGAACGCACCGACGCCCAGGACCGCAACCCCGGCGCGCGGTGCTGCTGA
- a CDS encoding diacylglycerol/lipid kinase family protein, whose amino-acid sequence MSNTPSRPRAAIVVNPTKVDDLGALRRECVDVSRDAGWAEPLWLQTRLDDPGTGQTQQALRQGCDIVFAAGGDGTVRHVGAALSGTSVPLGLMPQGTGNLLARNLGVSVDGSAALNFARSLAGEDTVIDVGRVHATFGDGSATNDTFLIMAGFGLDGDIMNATSETLKKRIGWMAYPIAGARYVTQRPERMLASFDDGAPHTKKTTTLLVGNFGQLTAGVQLMPGANGTDGRFDTVWLSADGPLQWAALSAQIFARSRRTTGRVERTRCARVAAKAMGRPRALELDGDVLGDVREMEMWVEEKALRVRVANARHSRMSDVRRHLPGILGQTLRR is encoded by the coding sequence GTGTCGAACACGCCCTCCCGTCCGCGCGCCGCGATCGTCGTCAACCCCACGAAGGTCGACGACCTCGGCGCCCTGCGCCGCGAATGCGTCGACGTCTCGCGCGACGCCGGATGGGCCGAGCCGCTGTGGCTGCAGACCCGCCTCGACGACCCCGGCACCGGCCAGACGCAGCAAGCACTGCGCCAGGGCTGCGACATCGTCTTCGCCGCCGGTGGCGACGGAACGGTGCGCCACGTCGGCGCGGCACTGAGCGGCACGAGCGTGCCGCTGGGGTTGATGCCACAGGGCACCGGCAACCTGCTCGCGCGCAACCTCGGCGTCTCGGTGGACGGCTCGGCGGCGCTCAACTTCGCGCGGTCGCTTGCGGGCGAGGACACCGTCATCGACGTCGGGCGGGTGCACGCAACGTTCGGGGACGGCTCGGCGACGAACGACACCTTCCTCATCATGGCCGGCTTCGGACTCGATGGCGACATCATGAACGCCACGAGCGAGACCCTCAAGAAGCGGATCGGGTGGATGGCCTACCCCATCGCCGGTGCGCGCTACGTGACCCAGCGCCCCGAGCGCATGCTCGCCTCCTTCGACGACGGCGCGCCGCACACGAAGAAGACGACGACGCTGCTCGTCGGCAACTTCGGTCAGCTGACGGCGGGGGTGCAACTCATGCCAGGCGCCAACGGCACCGACGGGCGCTTCGACACCGTCTGGCTCTCCGCCGACGGGCCCCTGCAATGGGCTGCGCTCTCGGCGCAGATCTTCGCCCGCTCGCGGCGCACCACGGGTCGCGTCGAGCGCACACGCTGCGCCCGCGTCGCGGCCAAGGCCATGGGACGCCCGCGCGCGCTCGAACTCGACGGCGACGTCCTCGGCGACGTGCGTGAGATGGAGATGTGGGTCGAGGAGAAGGCACTGCGCGTGCGCGTCGCCAACGCGCGTCACTCACGCATGTCTGACGTCCGCCGTCACCTCCCCGGCATCCTGGGCCAGACGCTGCGCCGCTGA